Proteins co-encoded in one Oreochromis aureus strain Israel breed Guangdong linkage group 3, ZZ_aureus, whole genome shotgun sequence genomic window:
- the tesk1b gene encoding dual specificity testis-specific protein kinase 2, producing the protein METERIVHEQEGEAEPPMHHVHGTNRIRPSSYRALRSAVSTLARLDDFSREKIGAGFFSEVFKVQHRVSGQVMALKMNILASNRANMLREVQLMNRLSHPNILRFIGVCVHEGQLHALTEYINGGNLEQLLGSDVYLSWSVRLSLALDIARGLKYLHSKGIFHRDLTSKNCLVRWEGGVCSAVVGDFGLAEKIPDYSEEEGQEPLAVVGSPYWMAPEVLRGEVYNEKVDVFAYGIILCEIIARIQADPDILPRTEDFGLDVEAFRHMVADCPSHFLNLAIACCNMNAKLRPAFSQIVAELEKKQAERKQKAEPAVKEATSPPVSPVRRRSLGLLLDQRLSRSKSDMLHPPETLPPATLAPPARVNPFSQREDLKGGKIKLFDTPSKSVISLTFTLPPPPDCDDTAASDADAVDMPRRHRRCHSLPCTPPPHLTSAPNTVLSEESPSEMEVNEATEEDSLLEEKDAYRASDSGLPLSLEALSVNMFDHEKEKRQQEEEGREEEPMDCTSSPDMQDSTSSAYSKLSSPPSHFSSPLEPSSPPFSNGWGSAISNGPPCLPPLSSLVNNNVVVSRPLGWSTATNSTPTTNNNGYHSPTGDPAGSSPFGSGSGHSLDQEEVISSCPGCCLAGLRFPSVCLRAPPRRNPYKNLNGDHAASHGLLCSGPKGLPPSPTPTTTTTSLEPGLALPGVQT; encoded by the exons GTGCAGCACCGTGTGTCCGGTCAGGTGATGGCTCTGAAGATGAACATCCTGGCCAGTAACAGGGCCAACATGCTCAGGGAGGTCCAGCTCATGAATCGACTATCGCACCCTAACATACTCAG GTTTATAGGCGTGTGTGTCCATGAGGGGCAGCTCCATGCTCTCACAGAG TACATCAATGGTGGAAACCTGGAGCAGCTGTTGGGCAGCGACGTGTACCTGTCGTGGAGTGTGCGACTCAGCCTTGCTCTGGATATCGCCCGGGGACTGAAGTACCTGCACAGCAAGGGCAtcttccacagagacctgaccTCCAAG AACTGCCTGGTGCGCTGGGAAGGTGGCGTGTGCTCGGCTGTGGTGGGAGACTTTGGCCTGGCAGAGAAAATACCAGATTACAG TGAGGAAGAAGGCCAGGAGCCTCTGGCTGTGGTCGGCTCCCCCTACTGGATGGCTCCGGAGGTGCTCAGAGGAGAGGTGTATAATGAGAAG gtggacGTGTTTGCATACGGTATCATCTTGTGTGAGATCATTGCGAGGATACAGGCTGATCCCGACATCCTGCCACGCACTGAG GATTTTGGTCTGGATGTGGAGGCCTTTCGACATATGGTGGCAGACTGCCCGTCTCACTTCCTGAATTTGGCTATCGCCTGCTGTAAT ATGAACGCAAAGCTCCGTCCAGCTTTCTCCCAAATCGTAGCAGAGCTGGAGAAGAAACAAGCTGAGAGAAAACAGAAGGCCGAACCAGCTGTCAAAG AAGCAACTTCTCCGCCTGTCAGCCCTGTGCGAAGGCGATCCCTCGGCCTGCTGTTAGACCAGCGTCTCTCCCGCAGCAAATCCGACATGCTCCATCCTCCAGAGACGCTGCCTCCTGCTACCTTGGCTCCTCCTGCTCGGGTTAACCCCTTCTCCCAGAGGGAGGACCTCAAAGGCGGGAAGATCAAGCTGTTTGACACGCCCAGCAAGTCGGTCATCTCCCTGACCTTCACGCTGCCTCCTCCACCAGACTGCGATGACACCGCTGCATCTGATGCGGATGCCGTCGACATGCCCAGGAGGCACAGGCGCTGCCACTCGCTGCCTTGCACGCCTCCTCCACACCTCACGTCGGCACCGAACACCGTCCTCTCTGAGGAGTCTCCGTCTGAGATGGAAGTGAACGAGGCAACTGAGGAGGACAGTCTTCTAGAAGAGAAGGATGCTTACAGGGCGAGTGATTCAGGCCTCCCTCTGTCTCTTGAGGCGCTGTCGGTAAACATGTTCGACCATGAGAAAGAGAAgcggcagcaggaggaggaagggagggaggaggagccaATGGACTGCACTAGTTCCCCAGACATGCAAGACAGCACTTCGTCTGCTTACTCCAAActttcctctcctccttccCATTTCTCATCTCCCTTAGAACCATCCAGTCCTCCTTTCTCAAACGGCTGGGGGTCGGCCATCTCTAACGGGCCTCCGTGCCTCCCGCCGCTCTCCAGTTTGGTCAACAACAATGTGGTTGTGAGTCGACCACTGGGCTGGAGCACCGCCACCAACAGCACTCCCACAACCAACAACAATGGCTACCACTCCCCAACAGGAGACCCCGCAGGCTCTTCTCCCTTTGGCTCTGGCAGCGGACACTCTCTGGACCAGGAGGAGGTCATCTCCTCATGTCCCGGCTGCTGCCTGGCTGGCCTCCGGTTCCCCTCAGTGTGTCTGAGAGCTCCTCCACGGCGTAACCCTTACAAGAACTTGAACGGAGACCACGCGGCCTCTCACGGGCTGCTTTGTTCGGGACCCAAGGGCCTGCCGCCCTCCCCCACACCCACAACCACGACCACCAGCCTGGAGCCGGGACTCGCCTTGCCTGGGGTGCAAACATAA